CATACCGCGTTCCATAATACTGTTAATCTGACTTGTGTTTATGTCTAGAAAAGGGGCAGTTTTATTCCTTTCAGGAGTATTTTGATTGAAAAATTCTGCTTGTAAATTTTTCATATGCTCTTGTACTGCATCTTCTGCATTCCTCTGCATTCTAGAGTCAATGGTAGTATAAACCTTTAATCCGTCTAAATAAATATTCCATTTATCTCTTTCTCCTTTTAATGCTGGTTTCGGGTTTTTAGAAATCCATTGATTTAAAAAACTCTGCAAGTGCATTCTAAAATAGGTGGCCAAACCATCACTATGCGACTCAGGAGAATAGCGTAATGCTAAGGGTAGTTTTTGTAATGAATCCTTTAGTTTTTCAGGAATAAACTCATATTTTGCCATTTGAGCCAAAACAACATCACGTCTGTTTTTGGTTCCTTCAGGATTTCTTTTAGGTCTAGGATTGTATAAAGAGGAGTTTTTAAACATACCTACTAACATAGCAGATTCTGATACGTTTAACTCTTTAGGTTCTTTACTGAAATAGATTTTTGCAGCAGAACGTATTCCATCCGCATTGTTACCAAAATCATAGATATTAAAGTACATGGCTATAATTTCTTCCTTAGTGTATTGACGCTCTAAACGGGTGGCAATAACCCATTCTTTAATTTTTTGAGTGTAACGTTTCCATCCACGAGATGCTGTACCTGTGAACAACTGTTTTGCCAACTGTTGAGAAATGGTACTTGCACCCCCTTTGGAACCTAAATACGCAAAAGCACGAATGGTTCCACGTGCATCAACTCCAGAGTGCTCAAAATAACGCGCATCTTCTGTAGCTACTAATGCATTCACTAGGTTTTTTGGTAACTCTTCAAAAGGTATTGGAGTACGGTTATCGTCTATATAATATTTACCTAATGTTTCTCCATCAGAAGAAATAATTTCTGTTGCTAAATTCGTTTGTGGGTTTTCTAAACGTTCAAAGGTAGGAAGCTCTCCAAACCAGTTCCACGAAGCTGCTAGGAAAATTAAAACTACAGCTAGAAGTCCTGTAATGAAAAGGATCCAAAACCATTTTATGAATTTGAAAAAATTGTTCTTTTGTTTTTTTTTGGGAGCCGCTGCCATTCCTTTAATTAATTGTGTTTTTCAATTTGATACCCGACATCTGTAATGCCTTCTAAGTCTATAATTCCTTCTACTCGTCCACTCTTTCGCATGGCATGAGAAATTTTTAAATTATATACGCCTTCTAATGGTAAAGTGATGTTTTCTTTATACCAAAGTTTACTTTCTTTTATACTTCCAGAACCTTTGCCTAACCAATTACCATCTGGTAAAGTCATTTCATATTCTAAAGTGTCCTTTACCGAAGCACCATCAGGATATTGTAACTCTGCAATCAAAAAAATATTACTAAATGCGTATTTTTCATCATTTCGCAGGTTAATGAAAATATCATACTGTTGCGTTGAATCTAACGCTGCAATTTGAAATTCTAGTATATTATCTTTATCCCAACTACCATCTGGAGTTGTTTTGTACTCAGATTTTACGATACTAGAATCACAAGAAACAAAAAGTACAATTGATAAAAAACAAAACAAATACTTAGCCATTGTCATTGTCAGTAGGTCTTTTTTTATTGTTAGTTCTTCGCTTATTGTTGTTTCTTTTTTGAGCGGTACCCTCTGGATTTGGTGGATTCTGATTTATTTGCGCGCTAGGTTTACCCTCGGTATCTGCAGTTTTTGCAGGTCTTGGTTTCCTAGGCTTATTTCTACTTGGTTTTGCCTTTTGGTTAGGGTTATTTGCGGGGCTATTTTGCTTAGCCTCTGGAGTTGCAGCTGTACCCGCGTTTTGCTGTGGTTTTTTGTTTGGACTCCTTTTCTTATTCCGATTGTTTTTAGGTTGTTTCGGTTT
This genomic stretch from Cellulophaga algicola DSM 14237 harbors:
- a CDS encoding gliding motility lipoprotein GldH, whose product is MTMAKYLFCFLSIVLFVSCDSSIVKSEYKTTPDGSWDKDNILEFQIAALDSTQQYDIFINLRNDEKYAFSNIFLIAELQYPDGASVKDTLEYEMTLPDGNWLGKGSGSIKESKLWYKENITLPLEGVYNLKISHAMRKSGRVEGIIDLEGITDVGYQIEKHN